The genome window TTGGTGGATGCAGCCGTACTCAGCCACAGAAATCACTGTCTGTTTTTTTTAGAGGTGATTACGGCACTCCCGAACTAGAGTACCCTTTGTTCAGGGAAAAAGAAATTGAAACGTTTGAGTCTATAGTTTTGAGGAATTCAGGAAACGATTTCAATAACACTCAGTTTCGAGATGCACTCATGAAAACATTGATTGAAGGGCTGGAAATTGATTACCAAGCCTACGAACCTGCAGTGATGTACATCAATGGGGAATACTGGGGCATTCAGAATATCAGAGAAAAGATCAATGAGCATTTCATAGCTTCAAATCACGATGTAGATATTGATGATATTGATTTGATTGAAAATAATGGCGAAGCCAAACATGGCGGAACCGAAGCTTACAACGAGTTTATGAATGCCCTTCAGAATGCGAATATGCAATCTCAGGCTGATTATGAAGAAGTTGCAGAGCAGGTAGAATTGGAGAGCTACATCGACTATATGGTTGCTCAAACCTTCTTTTCTAACACTGATTGGCCCGGCAATAATCTGAGATACTGGAGAGAACGGAAGAATGGTGCCCAATGGAGGTGGATCATTTATGACACTGATTTTGGTTTTAGTATGTACGGACAAAATTACGAACAAAACATGCTTCAATTTGCAACGGACCCCAATGGTCCCGGTTGGCCAAATCCATCCTGGTCCACTTATATGTTTAGGAAATTCCTTGAAAACGATTCATTCCAACATGAATTTATAAACCGTTATGCTGATTTGTTGAATTATTCATTCAGCGCGCCAATTATAAATTCAGTCATTGATTCACTGTCTGAGCAAATCGAAAACGAGATGGCAGCGCATCAGCAGAGGTGGGGTGGCTCTATCGATAATTGGAACAATAACGTTCAGGTGCTGCGGGAATTTGCAGATCGCCGTGAAGGCTTTGTGGAATCCCATATCACTTCATTCTTTGGGGTTGGTGAAAGAAACATTGTGAGGGTAAATGTGTCGGGAGATGAGCAGGGTGTAGTTCGGGTTAATCGACTCCAGCCAAGTTCATACCCTTGGAATGGGAAGTATTTTCAGGATGTGCCCATAAAGCTTAAAGCCATTCCTAAACCTGGATACAAGTTTGTAGGATGGACGGGAGATATCAGTTCTTCTGAGCGGACGATTGAGGTTCAGTCAAATCAAGCGCCTTCAGTTACAGCACAGTTTGAGGAGAGTACGGTTAATAACACAGATATTGTTATCAACGAAATAATGTACAACGCCGAAGATGAAAATGATCCTCAGGATTGGGTTGAATTGTACAACAAATCGGTTGGCGAGATAAATATTGGGGGGTGGGTTTTAAAAGACGAAGATGATACTCACGAGTTCGAGTTTCCCGAAAATACTATTATTAGTGGGGGAGGGCATCTCGTAGTCACCCAGAGTAAAGCTGATTTTGAGGCTGTTTACAGCAGCCTGAGTTTGGGAGAATCATTACTGGGAGATATGGATTTTGGCCTTGCAGGTGGAAGTGATCAGGTTCGGATTTTTGATCAGTCCGGCGCTTTGGTTGATCAAGTTGAATATGATGATGAGGCTCCATGGCCGGAAGAAGCAGACGGCACGGGATATACCCTTGAACTGAGAAGTGCTGATTCAGATAATGCCTTGCCCGAAAGCTGGGCTGTTTCTACTGCTTATGGCGGTACTCCGGGTTCTAAAAATGGAGTAAGTGTGGCTAATGAGAAAGGAGATGAATTGCCAAGTGATGTATCACTCTCTCAAAACTATCCCAACCCATTTAACCCCGTGACCACCATTAAATTTGAGCTGGCAGAGAATGCTAATATCCGCCTAAGTATCGTTGATGTAATTGGGCGGGAAGTTTCAGTATTAAAAGAGGGCTTTTTGAAAGCCGGAGCCTACTCAGAAGTTTGGAATGCATCTACATTTTCGAGCGGAATTTATATGTACCGATTAGATGTAAATGGCACATCTTATATCAGAAAAATGATCCTCGCAAAGTAGATCAAAAAATATTTTGTAAGGAATGGGTTTGAAATCGCTCTAACTTAGTACATACTTAAATTACGGTAACTTTTTGAGCCGACTTTTTTAGCAAAAGTCGGCTCTTTTTATGGGAAATGGGTCTGCTTAAAACATTCAGAATGCGTACCATGTAGCGTATGCGAAATACTCACACAGAACTCACAAATTTTAGAAACCACCTGAGCACAAAGGTGGACTGGGCGCCGAACCTCAACGTAATTACAGGCCCGAATGGTTCAGGCAAAACAAGCCTGATTGATGCCATCCATTATCTGTGTATGTCTCGAAGTTTTGTGTCCAATACCGACATGTATGTGGTTAATCAGGATGAGAGTTACTTTATGATTAATGGCCATTTTGAAGGTCAGATTCGTTCTGAGTTTGATGTAGCTTGTTCATACTCCAGAGGAGACGGGAAGAAGATTTTCGTAAATGATTCACCACTTGAACGCCTTTCTGATTTAATTGGAATGGTACCAGTTGTAACTCTAACTCCGGATGATAAGAAGCTAACGCTGGAAGGACCTGCAGAGCGGCGTTCGTTTATCGATTCTTTCATAAGCCAGATTTCGCCCGCCTATCTCCGTGATTTGATTGAGTACCGGAAAGTCAGAAAACAGCGGAACTCGCTATTGCAGGAGTACCGTGGCCCGGTTTCAGTGTTGGAGGCGTATTTAGAACCATGGAATGTCCAGCTCGTGGAAGTTGGCTCACGAATTGTAGCAAAGCGCCATGAAGTACTCGAGAACCTGAAAGAGTATCTCGCCAAAGATTATGCGATGGTATCGGGAATGGACTTGACCACAAATTTAGAGTACCAGACCTTCTGCGAACCCAGTACGGATGTTAAAGCTATTGAGAAAGAGTATTATGAACAGCTGGAAAAAGTTCAGCCCAAAGAAATAGATAGGGAGTACACTTCAGTAGGTCCACACAGGGATGAGGTTATTTTTTATCTGGATGAATTTGAACTTCGCCGGTTTGGTTCACAAGGGCAGCACCGTTTGTTCAAGCTGTCTTTGAAACTGGCTCAGCTGCATTATTACTCAGATGAGCTGGACGATCTCCCTATACTGATGCTGGATGATGTATTCGGTGATTTAGATCTTAAAAAAACCGAAATTTTACTCGATGCACTTCAACAACATAAAGGTCAAATATTTATAACTTCAGCAAATCCCATTCCCTTTGAAGATTATGTTGACTTTGATGGGGTGAATAATCGTTTTTATGAAGTGAAAGATGGAAAAATAACCGAGGTTAGAAAATGAGATTCGATCCGCCCAAATCCCTGAGTTCTGTTCTAGAAGATTTTCTGGAGAAATTTCCCCAGAAAAAGAAATTGAAGCAGGGGATGATTTTATCTGCTTTTGAAGATATTGTTGGTAAAAGGATGGCATCTGAAGTGGAAGACCTCCATTTTGAGGGTAATAAACTGGTTATGCGCGTTAAGCATCCATCGTGGCGACACGAAATTCATGGAAATCGATTTAGTATTGCCAAAAAGCTGAACTCAAAAGTGAAAGGTGATGTAATCGGAGATATCATTGTTCGCAGCTAGTTGACTAACCTTAATCCTGCATCTATATTCGGCTATGGCTGAAATCACAGATAACGAAATTGTGAAACGCATTAAGAACTTTCTTATACCCGGAACCAAGCCCGGTGCTGAGGAAACGGAAGCGCGTTTTAACCGTCGTGAAAAAATCATTGTCTTTATCGCAGCTTATATCATGGCTGTTTCTCTGTGGTTTATTGTGAATTTGAACGGCAGCTTTAGCATTAATATCAACATTCCGGTGGAACCAGGAAATATTCCTGAAAGCATGGCGCTGACGGAAGACCTTCCTGAGTTTGTGCAAGTCGGGGTTTCAGGGGATGGATGGCAATTGCTTAATTTATACAACGACCCGCCGACTGTTGTCATCAATATCGAAGAAAGTGAGATCAATCTATTTGATCAGGTGCGCCAAAGGCTTAGTTATTTGCAGGATATAGATATTGCCAAAGTACAACCCCTATTGCTTTCCGTTAATATGGAGCCCAAGGTGTCTAAAAAAGTACCGGTTAAAATTAATACCGACATTACTTTTCAAAACCGATATGGATTGGTTGGAGAACCGGTATTTAGTCCGGACAGCATTACAGTAACCGGGGCTCAATCCAAAATTAGTGACATCACTGAATGGGAAGTTCAGGATACGCTGAAGCTTTCAGGTGTAAGAGAAGATATTTCTACCGTATTAGGTCTGGAAGATTCTGAGGGAGTGATTGAGCTCTCGGAAACACAGATCTCATATGAAGCAAACGTGTCTGAATTTACGGAGGGCGAAACTACGGTTTATATAAGAACCCGAGGTCTTCCGAGAGGGCAAAATGTGAACTACAATCCTTCGTCTGTTACCATCAAGTTCGATGTTCCCATTGAGCAGTTTGCTGAAGTAGAGAAGGTCAGACCTTATGAAGTTTATGTACCGTATTCAAAAATACTGGAAGACGAAACCGGTTTTGTAACGCCGGACATTGAGCAAACAGCTGAGCAGTTTCAGCTTCGGCTCCGAAGTTTTCAGCCTAAAGCCGTAGCCTACTTCACGGTGTTGAATTAGAGGGTTAGTAAGGACTAAATCCCAAGCTCCAAATTCCAATGACCAAAATTGCATTTTGAATCCGTGTCATTCTGAACGCAGGGGATGCGGAGTGGAGAACCTTTGCCACGAAATGTTTACCAATTGGTTTGTGGCAAAGATCCTTCGCACAGCACATCCCAACTCTAATTCAACATACCTTCGCTCAGGATGACCTTGTACCTCGCTCCGCACGCTCTGCGTCGGAGCGGTTGATTACGAGCTTGTACTCCATTCTGAAAGCGTCGGATGTGGGATAAAGATGTTATGTAATTCGAGGACAACAATACTCAACATCGACAAGGATGAGCTTAGAAAAAGCGCGGTTATTTTGAGTAGCTCACCCAAAAAGCCCCTGAATATTTCCACCATCGTGGCTAATGGTCTGTCCAGTCACATAACCGGAATGAGGGGATAACAACCAAGCCGCCAACGAAGCAAATTCTTCACCGGTCCCCATTCTTCCTACAGGAATACTTTTCTCGAGTTCAGCTTTAACCTCATCAAAACTCTTTCCAGAGTCCTCAGCCCTTTTCTTAATAACACGGTCAATAGCAGGGGTTTCGTGTGATCCAGGTGCTATAATATTTACGGTGATTCCTGTTTCTGCAATCTCAAGGGCAAGGGTTTTGGCAAAGCCGGCTACAGCTGCACGAAATGCATTACTTAATACCAAAGAAGGAATGGGTTGTTTTATAGACTGACTTTCAACAAATAAAATTCGACCATACTGTTCTTTTTTGAAGTGAGGAATAAGTCTCTTTGTAAGATCTACTTTCCAGCGAAGTACAGACTGATAAGCTTCATCCCATTGATCTAGCGTAGTTTCCATAGCTGAAAGAGCAGGAGGTCCACCGGCATTAATTAAAACACCATGAATTTGTTGTCCTGAAATTAAGGATTCAATTTCGGTTAACGTTAGTTGGTCTGATAAGTCCCCAACCACTTTTTCTACTTTGTCAGGATGTGAACTCTTCAATTCATCCAGCTTTTCTTCTCTGCGGGCAACAGCTATAATATGAGCTCCTTCGTGAAGCAGCCGTTCTGCAACTGCCCGTCCAAACCCACTTGAAGCCCCACAGATTAGAAAGTGATTTTCGGCTATTTTAAGATCCATGGTAGTATGTATGGTTTACTATTGAAATTCGGATGAGCTGTAATATGTGTTGAAACTGGAAATATCAAAAATTAAGCACAAGACCAATTGAGGGCAAGACACTGGCATCCTGAGTCAAATCAACACGAACCAAATTTCTGGGCGTAATAATTTCGCCATTCTCATTTCTATCTAATCCATAGCGCGGTTCGGAAGGGCCGGTTTGGGCAAGTACATTTTGAATTTCAAGAAATACATCGAGACTAACATTCGTAAAGCTCCACTTCTTGTCAATTCTGATGTCTAGTTGACTAAAGGGATCAAGGCGAACAGAGCCCAATTGGTTGTAGTCTAAAATAACTGCCGGATAATTGTCTAACGTGGCTTCCTGATCGACCGGCGCATATGGGGCTTTCCCAAGGTAACGGTACCGTCCGCTGACTTCCCAGTTATTGCCAAATTTGTAACCTCCCAGTAATGAGATAAGAACTCCATTATCCCAAACTGCCGGATCATAATCGTTGCCCAACAGATTAGTGAACTCACTTTTATAGAACGTAAAAGCTGTTACAGCATAAAACTTTCCGGTGAATTTTTGTTGGTATAAGAGCTCCACGCCATACGTTCTGCCTTTTCCTTGACTTATGACGGGCTCACTTCCAAAAACTTCAAAACCCCCGCCTTTATTAGCTAACGATACACTGTCGGTGGTGGATATTGGGTAGTCATCATACTTCTTGAAAAAACCCTCCACCGAAACTCTTGCAGATTTATTTATTAAATATTCGAGCCCTAATACGGCATGATCGCTTTGTATGTAGTCCGCATTTTTATTGGTGAAATTGCCATTATTATCCTTAAAGCCAAGTGTAGTGTAAGGCAGAATTTTATAATATCGGCCAACTGAGGCATTTGCTGTCCAGTTTTGATCTTCCGTAAGTTTATAGGAAATGGACGCTCGTGGACTTAGTGTTCTATAAAGTTCATTGCCCGTGTTGCTGAATGAATTACCATCGGCTCTTGCTCCCAAAGAAAATGTAAGTCGGTTGTTGAAAGCATTCGATGAGGCTTGAGCAAATATTCCATATCGGAAGAAATTGAGATCGGTTTCGAACTGTCGATTATTAACCAAGTCTTCAGTAGCATTTGAATAATCAGAGTTGATAAGCTGGAAACCTGTTGAATACGTCCAATTTCCCATAAATTTAGTAGCGTTATACCGAAGATGAGTTTCGGTCTCGCGGGATTCATTTTTAAGATAAAGCCCGGTTTCGTTCACGTTATCATCATAACGGAAAAAGCTGTTGCCCAGCGTATTATTGCTGATGACGGTTTCCATAAATCCGGAATTGTCTTTGAACTGTCGCTTCCAGCCAATCCCTGCAGTATTACTATTTTGGGTAATGACGGGGATTTGGTTTTGGGTGGCTTCCTGTTCGGGATCAAAGTCATCCAATTCATTTATAGCAAGATCATCAATCGAGCCAACACCTGTTAGGTAGATTCTATTATATCGGTCAATTTCGTGATTCACCTTATACTGATAATCCCAATAGTCCGGTAAAAAAGGCAGGCCAATTGCTTGAAAGAGTAGCTGTAAATACGAACGGCGGACAGATGCGATATATGTGGTTTTAGCCCGGTCTTCCTCCCCTTTAAAAAGCGGGCCTTCCACAGTGAGCGCAGCTTCACTTGAACCGACTCTTAGGTTCCCAGTAAATTCCTGTGAATTTCCATTTCGCTGGTTAAACTGAAGGATGCCGGAAAGTACGTTATCGTATTCAGCGCCAAACGAACTGGCCGTCAGTGTCACTCCCTCAAAAAAGGAGACATTGAGCAAGCCAACAGGGCCGCCTGCACTACCCTGTGTTGAAAAGTGATTGATGTTGGGAATTGGGACTCCATCAAGAAAATAGATATTCTCATTGGGAGCACCACCCCGAATAATTACATCATTTCTAAAGCCTCCGACTGATCCGGAAACACCGGGCAAAGATTGTACTACTTTTGCGATGTCATTATTTCCCCCCGGATAGGAAGCAATTTCTTCCTGACTGAATTTCTGAATAGAGAGGGGAGTTACTTCTTCTTTTTGAAATGGGTTTGGCGTTACGGTTACATCATCAAGTTCATTTACGTCTTCATTTAGCTGGAAATTAACGTCTGCATTACCTTCCGAACGTATTACCAGGTTAAACTTTGTCTGCGATACAAACCCAACATAAGAAGCTATGATATTGTACGAGTTGGCCGGGATATTTGAGATTCTGTATCGTCCATCTCTGTCAGTGGCATCGCCAAGGTTCGTGCCTTCCAAAATTACAGTTGCCCCAATCAAAGGTTCCCCGGTTTTAGCATCCGTAACAACACCTGCTATAGATCCGGTGGACTGTGCAAGAGATGTTTGGGCAGTGAAAATAAGATAGAAAAACAGTAAAATTGATAATCGCATTGACAAAATTTTTTAAAAAATTAAACGCTGGTTTCATAACTTAGTAGCAGCTTGAAAACGTTCCTGCTCTTGACATTAGAGAAATTTTGAAGATTGTATTTTTTTGGGAACGCTTTATTAAACGGCAGAGTTAGGTGGTAAAATTATATATCATGACAACCCAAAAGCCATACATATTGCTGGTAGTATTTTCGACAATGTTGTTTTTAACATTTTCGATGATGCATGAATTCGATTGGTTAATACCAGCGAATCCGGCCACCGTTATGGCTTCCGGACCTTCCATACCTACACCTGACATTGTAGAAGAACCAGGGAGCGAAGATGAGATTGAGCATGAACTGGGATATACAGTTATTTCCTATTCCGATAAAAAGTTTTTAGCGAATCCATTTCTTACCCTTCGGCTGTTTACATCTCAGGTTTTAACGCCTCCACCAGACTTGGCCTGAATACCCGTCTAAAATCGCCGTCAATCTTTAGAATTATAGCTTCCGGTATTGTATTAACGTACCTATAAATAAGAGTACGCAACACAATCCGTGCTTATAATTACTTAGGAAAGGATAAGGTTTTTTTGATCCTTTTGATGGCTTTCAAATATCCAATAAGAATAATTCAGGACCATGAAAACCATAGATCTTTTAAGAAATTTATTACCCATAGCAATTTTAGCTTTTGCTATTACAGCATGTACAAATAACGAAAACCAACAAGACAGAACGATGGAAGAAAACCTTTTCGGTGATGTAATGACAAGTGAAACTCGGGATGCATTAACTCCTGAGGAGATCTTACAAAGCATGAAAGAAGGAAACGAGCGTTTTGTAAATAATGACCTTACTCCAAGAGATTACCAGGCTCAGGTAAAAGGCACAGCAAAAGGGCAATATCCAGAAGCGATTGTTCTTGCTTGTGTAGATAGCCGGGTTCCGGTTGAAAATGTTTTTGACAAGGGTGTTGGAGATATCTTTGTAGCACGTGTGGCTGGGAACTTCGTTAATGAAGACATCCTTGGAAGTGCCGAATTTGCAACTGCTGTTGCAGGTTCTAAAGTAGTAGTAGTGCTTGGGCATAAAAGCTGCGGTGCTGTTAAAGCTGCTATCGACGGAGTAGAAATGGGAAACATCACTGCAATGCTTGAAAAGATTAAGCCTGCTGTTGAAATGACCGAAAACTATGATGGTGACCGATCAACCGGTAACGATGATTACGTGACCGAGGTCGTCAACAATAATGTAAAACACACTATTGAAGAGATGAGAGAGAATAGCTCTATAATTGCAGAGCTTGAAAGAAACGGCGATGTGGTAATTGCCGGCGCCTTCTATGATTTAGAAACAGGGAAAGTTACGTTTCTGGATTAATAGAATTATAACCTCAGAGAAAAGGGAGGGCAGCGATGCCCTCCTTTTTTTATTTAGAGATTTTTTCTGCACTTCTTAATTAGCTTCAGTGCCCAATCATAGTGACTTGATGTGGAAGAAATCAGATATGCCCCCAGCGATGTTGATCCGGTCCACGAATATCTTTCCTTGTCAAAGAGCTCTTCATTTGTGTGTTTATTAATAATGCTTTGAAGGTTGGAAAAAGACGTTCTTAGTAAAGACTCAACTTCAGTCAATGGAGTACTACTGAATTTCTTTTGAATCTCATGATTCAGTTCAGAAGTCATTTTCCATGTATAACCCTTTGCTGGCATCTCAGGCTTTTTGCCACTCATACCTATCTCATACCAATTCAGCATCATTAAATGCCATTCATGAAGGTGGGCTAGTATATCGCGTATGTTGCGATTTAGAGTTCCGGGTGGAAATTCTTGGTTTCGCTCTTCTTCTGAAAGGGTAGAAATATACCCTAATAGCCTTGAAAAATTCTCATTACTAAGCTCTTCTAACTCTTGTTTTGACTTTGGTCGTGGCATAATCCAAGAATTTTAGCATAAAAAGTTATTCCAATATGTAGAAATATGATGTAGATGATGTGAAGGGTATTATCTTAACTTGCGCCGACCAGAGAAGTGCTATTATCAAAGTCCGTTAGATATAAGAAAAATGGTGTAGCCAATAAAGATCACTAACAGAACGCCAGCTTCCCATCGGTCTAACTTTTTTTTCTCTCCTGTAAACATCGCGATAAATAAGAATAATGTTCCGGCAGCGAGTAAATATAGTTCAGAATTAAACGAAGGATTGTATTGAATAGGATTGACCAATGAGCTTATTCCAAGGATCAGAAAGATATTGAAGATATTTGAGCCGATAATATTGCCAACCGCAATGTCTACATTCTTTCTAGTTGCGGCTACAATAGATGTGGCGAGCTCTGGTAGGGAAGTACCTGCAGCGATGATCGTCAAGCCAATGATTTTCTCACTTACTTCCAAAGCAGTTGCAATTTCGATAGCGTTATTGACAACCAATCGCCCACCAATAACCAATCCTGCCAGTCCAACTATAATAAAGCCCCAGATTTTTAGCTGGGAATAGGTTTTGCTTTCTGAAGGGACTTCGGAAGGATCAGAAGAAAGCTGTTTGTATACGTAATACAAGAAACTTACAAACAACGTGAGAAAGATGAATCCGTCAAAACGGGAAACGCTGAAGGAATCTGCAGCCCAAAAGTCATTGGCTAGAATATATAAAAGGATGGCAGCGAAAAGAGAAAGGGGTATTTCCTTCCAAACAGTACTCGACTGCACAACAAGGGGAGTGATTAAGCCGGAGATACCAAGTATAACAAGCAGATTGAAATTATTACTGCCTATTATGTTAGCAAACACAATTTCATGGTGCCCCTGAATACTGCTCATCACATTTACCACGAGTTCCGGAGCGGAGGTCCCAAAGGCTACAATTGTTAACCCAATGGCCAGGTCAGATACATTGAACTTTTTAGCTAAAGATGAAGCCCCGTCAACCAGCCAATCTGCTCCTTTGATTAGTAGGAGGAGTCCAAAAATGAGCCAAAGTATAGATGATATCATAAAAGAATTAAATGATGCTTTTAGGTTAAAACAATTCTCAATTAATTAATACGGATTTGACCAAAATAGCCGTATCTTTAAGGCTTGCAACTTTTCTGTAAACATAGTGGAGTAACACTTCACAAGTTGTATTCAAGAAGAGAATTTCATTCCAAATATCCCAAATTAATGTCACAAGATTTAAGAAATATCGCCATCATCGCCCACGTAGATCATGGCAAAACCACGCTCGTAGATCAAATTCTAAAACAGAGCGGTACTTTCAGAGAGAACCAGCAGGTTGAAGACCGGGTTATGGATTCCGGCGATTTAGAGAAAGAACGCGGGATTACCATCAGTTCAAAAAATACCGCTGTTAAGTGGAAAGACACAAAAATTAATATTGTGGATACTCCTGGTCACGCTGATTTTGGTGGTGAGGTTGAACGTATTCTGAAAATGGTTA of Balneola sp. contains these proteins:
- a CDS encoding carbonic anhydrase → MKTIDLLRNLLPIAILAFAITACTNNENQQDRTMEENLFGDVMTSETRDALTPEEILQSMKEGNERFVNNDLTPRDYQAQVKGTAKGQYPEAIVLACVDSRVPVENVFDKGVGDIFVARVAGNFVNEDILGSAEFATAVAGSKVVVVLGHKSCGAVKAAIDGVEMGNITAMLEKIKPAVEMTENYDGDRSTGNDDYVTEVVNNNVKHTIEEMRENSSIIAELERNGDVVIAGAFYDLETGKVTFLD
- a CDS encoding DNA replication and repair protein RecF, whose protein sequence is MRNTHTELTNFRNHLSTKVDWAPNLNVITGPNGSGKTSLIDAIHYLCMSRSFVSNTDMYVVNQDESYFMINGHFEGQIRSEFDVACSYSRGDGKKIFVNDSPLERLSDLIGMVPVVTLTPDDKKLTLEGPAERRSFIDSFISQISPAYLRDLIEYRKVRKQRNSLLQEYRGPVSVLEAYLEPWNVQLVEVGSRIVAKRHEVLENLKEYLAKDYAMVSGMDLTTNLEYQTFCEPSTDVKAIEKEYYEQLEKVQPKEIDREYTSVGPHRDEVIFYLDEFELRRFGSQGQHRLFKLSLKLAQLHYYSDELDDLPILMLDDVFGDLDLKKTEILLDALQQHKGQIFITSANPIPFEDYVDFDGVNNRFYEVKDGKITEVRK
- a CDS encoding TonB-dependent receptor, which gives rise to MRLSILLFFYLIFTAQTSLAQSTGSIAGVVTDAKTGEPLIGATVILEGTNLGDATDRDGRYRISNIPANSYNIIASYVGFVSQTKFNLVIRSEGNADVNFQLNEDVNELDDVTVTPNPFQKEEVTPLSIQKFSQEEIASYPGGNNDIAKVVQSLPGVSGSVGGFRNDVIIRGGAPNENIYFLDGVPIPNINHFSTQGSAGGPVGLLNVSFFEGVTLTASSFGAEYDNVLSGILQFNQRNGNSQEFTGNLRVGSSEAALTVEGPLFKGEEDRAKTTYIASVRRSYLQLLFQAIGLPFLPDYWDYQYKVNHEIDRYNRIYLTGVGSIDDLAINELDDFDPEQEATQNQIPVITQNSNTAGIGWKRQFKDNSGFMETVISNNTLGNSFFRYDDNVNETGLYLKNESRETETHLRYNATKFMGNWTYSTGFQLINSDYSNATEDLVNNRQFETDLNFFRYGIFAQASSNAFNNRLTFSLGARADGNSFSNTGNELYRTLSPRASISYKLTEDQNWTANASVGRYYKILPYTTLGFKDNNGNFTNKNADYIQSDHAVLGLEYLINKSARVSVEGFFKKYDDYPISTTDSVSLANKGGGFEVFGSEPVISQGKGRTYGVELLYQQKFTGKFYAVTAFTFYKSEFTNLLGNDYDPAVWDNGVLISLLGGYKFGNNWEVSGRYRYLGKAPYAPVDQEATLDNYPAVILDYNQLGSVRLDPFSQLDIRIDKKWSFTNVSLDVFLEIQNVLAQTGPSEPRYGLDRNENGEIITPRNLVRVDLTQDASVLPSIGLVLNF
- a CDS encoding short-chain dehydrogenase — encoded protein: MDLKIAENHFLICGASSGFGRAVAERLLHEGAHIIAVARREEKLDELKSSHPDKVEKVVGDLSDQLTLTEIESLISGQQIHGVLINAGGPPALSAMETTLDQWDEAYQSVLRWKVDLTKRLIPHFKKEQYGRILFVESQSIKQPIPSLVLSNAFRAAVAGFAKTLALEIAETGITVNIIAPGSHETPAIDRVIKKRAEDSGKSFDEVKAELEKSIPVGRMGTGEEFASLAAWLLSPHSGYVTGQTISHDGGNIQGLFG
- a CDS encoding sodium:proton exchanger yields the protein MISSILWLIFGLLLLIKGADWLVDGASSLAKKFNVSDLAIGLTIVAFGTSAPELVVNVMSSIQGHHEIVFANIIGSNNFNLLVILGISGLITPLVVQSSTVWKEIPLSLFAAILLYILANDFWAADSFSVSRFDGFIFLTLFVSFLYYVYKQLSSDPSEVPSESKTYSQLKIWGFIIVGLAGLVIGGRLVVNNAIEIATALEVSEKIIGLTIIAAGTSLPELATSIVAATRKNVDIAVGNIIGSNIFNIFLILGISSLVNPIQYNPSFNSELYLLAAGTLFLFIAMFTGEKKKLDRWEAGVLLVIFIGYTIFLISNGL